In Rhodoligotrophos defluvii, a genomic segment contains:
- a CDS encoding ABC transporter ATP-binding protein/permease, which yields MLAGTFLASPLFSRIVLLAVGIVIVVGATAYGQVKLNAWNEPFYNALSRKNLGEFLHQLVVFAVIAGGLLVLNVAQTWLNQMMQLKLREGLVRDLIGEWMQPGRAFRLSNAGPIGANPDMRIHEDAQMLTQLSTNLGIGLLQSSLLLGSFIGVLWALSDGVIFNVAGHRFGIPGYMVWCALLYAGVASWISWLVGRPLIGLNADLYAREAELRFSLVQVNENADGIALNGGEVDERNRLQGVLDAVLHQMRRIVFAVTGLTWVTAGYGWFTIVAPILVAAPGYFTGDLSFGGLMMVVGAFNQVQSALRWFVDNFSIIANWRALLLRIASFRRAVIAMDSFSHGPASLSVVRTDAEELRLEDVILALPSDSARLQEGTVAIGPGERVLVMGDSGSGKTVLFRAIGGLWPWGSGRILLPAQGVMFVPRRPYIPSGSLRAALAYPAPQVAYTDQELAAALKATHLAHLAGDLDRSARWDRELADDEQQCLAFARIYLRKPRWIVIDEAMDSLDDDRRKAIFARLAEDIPGAAIIYIGRGSAADGLFSRVLHLVKDPGMAGTVTAQPAATGPTPPSASLQTAAVTP from the coding sequence ATGCTCGCGGGGACCTTCCTCGCCTCGCCGCTGTTCTCCCGCATCGTGCTCCTCGCGGTCGGCATCGTGATCGTGGTGGGGGCAACCGCCTATGGCCAGGTGAAGCTGAATGCCTGGAACGAGCCTTTCTACAACGCCCTCTCCCGCAAGAACCTTGGTGAGTTCCTGCACCAGCTCGTGGTTTTCGCCGTCATTGCCGGCGGGCTCCTGGTGCTCAACGTCGCCCAGACCTGGCTCAACCAGATGATGCAGCTGAAGCTACGGGAGGGCCTGGTCCGCGATCTGATCGGCGAATGGATGCAGCCAGGCCGTGCTTTCCGCCTGAGCAATGCCGGACCCATCGGTGCCAATCCCGACATGCGCATTCACGAGGATGCGCAGATGCTCACCCAGCTTTCCACCAATCTCGGCATCGGGCTGCTGCAGTCGTCGCTCCTGCTCGGCAGCTTCATCGGCGTGCTGTGGGCGCTCTCGGACGGGGTGATCTTCAACGTGGCGGGCCACAGGTTCGGCATACCCGGCTATATGGTGTGGTGCGCGCTGCTCTATGCGGGCGTGGCGTCCTGGATCAGCTGGCTGGTGGGACGCCCGCTCATCGGGCTCAACGCCGACCTCTATGCGCGCGAGGCCGAGCTCCGCTTCTCCCTGGTGCAGGTCAACGAGAATGCTGACGGCATTGCGCTCAATGGCGGCGAGGTGGACGAACGGAATCGGCTCCAGGGCGTGCTCGACGCCGTGCTCCACCAGATGCGCCGCATCGTGTTCGCGGTGACGGGGCTGACCTGGGTCACGGCGGGCTATGGCTGGTTCACGATCGTGGCCCCCATTCTGGTGGCGGCGCCAGGCTATTTCACCGGGGATCTGTCCTTTGGCGGACTGATGATGGTGGTTGGCGCCTTCAATCAGGTGCAAAGCGCCTTGCGGTGGTTCGTCGACAATTTCTCCATCATCGCGAACTGGCGCGCCCTGCTCCTGCGCATTGCGAGCTTCCGCCGCGCCGTGATCGCGATGGACAGCTTCTCGCATGGTCCAGCCTCGCTCTCGGTGGTCAGGACTGATGCGGAGGAGCTTCGTCTGGAAGACGTTATCCTCGCTCTTCCAAGCGACAGCGCCCGGCTCCAGGAAGGTACGGTCGCCATCGGTCCAGGCGAACGGGTGTTGGTCATGGGCGATTCGGGCTCCGGCAAAACCGTGCTGTTCCGCGCAATAGGCGGCTTGTGGCCGTGGGGGTCCGGCCGGATCCTGCTGCCGGCGCAAGGGGTGATGTTCGTGCCGCGCCGGCCCTACATTCCGTCCGGCTCGCTGCGCGCCGCACTTGCCTATCCTGCGCCGCAGGTGGCCTATACCGACCAGGAGCTCGCCGCCGCTCTCAAGGCGACACATCTCGCCCATCTCGCAGGCGACTTGGACCGCAGTGCCCGCTGGGACCGGGAACTGGCCGACGACGAGCAGCAGTGTCTCGCTTTCGCCCGCATCTATCTGCGCAAGCCGCGGTGGATCGTCATCGACGAGGCGATGGACAGCCTGGATGACGACAGGCGTAAGGCAATCTTCGCCCGTCTGGCTGAAGATATTCCCGGCGCGGCCATCATCTATATCGGGCGCGGCAGCGCTGCCGATGGACTGTTCTCGCGCGTGCTCCACCTGGTCAAGGACCCGGGCATGGCCGGAACGGTAACGGCCCAGCCGGCAGCCACCGGTCCCACCCCACCTTCTGCCTCGCTTCAGACGGCGGCCGTCACCCCCTAG
- a CDS encoding LysR substrate-binding domain-containing protein, with product MSGRPMPSLTALRAFEALGRTLSFTKAAQELGVTQAAVSRQIKALEQALSVTLVARGTRNRLTDAGEILFAGLYRAFETIEDSVGRITGSGSREILNVSVAPFFSAHWLTPRLMSFYGQHPGIELRLHHSYHPADHKREGIEIGINWGAGNWAGVVKEKVLDGALTVVLSPELARRLAPLTHPAQLMSQLLLYEFDIAHWKAWCEAAGIAWAPDVRSLRLNDSHALRRAALDGHGVALFFTALAQDDIAAGRLVQPFPVSVHVGYDYFLNYAEDAELSRKAKMFRRWILTELELAGAGRTERQ from the coding sequence ATGAGTGGGCGCCCCATGCCATCGCTGACCGCGCTACGCGCCTTCGAAGCGCTCGGCCGGACGTTGAGCTTCACCAAGGCGGCGCAGGAACTGGGCGTGACCCAGGCAGCGGTCAGCCGACAGATCAAGGCCTTGGAGCAAGCACTGTCGGTGACGCTCGTGGCCCGCGGCACCCGCAACCGGCTGACAGATGCCGGCGAGATCCTGTTCGCCGGCCTCTATCGCGCCTTCGAGACCATCGAGGATTCCGTGGGCCGCATCACCGGCAGCGGCTCTCGCGAGATCCTGAATGTCAGCGTGGCCCCCTTCTTTTCTGCCCATTGGCTCACGCCGCGGCTCATGTCGTTCTATGGTCAACACCCCGGCATCGAGCTGCGCTTGCACCATTCCTACCACCCGGCCGATCACAAGCGGGAGGGGATCGAAATCGGCATCAACTGGGGCGCCGGCAACTGGGCCGGGGTGGTGAAGGAAAAGGTGCTGGATGGAGCGCTCACCGTCGTCCTCAGCCCAGAACTGGCGCGAAGATTGGCGCCGCTCACCCATCCGGCGCAACTCATGTCACAGCTGCTGCTCTACGAATTCGATATTGCCCATTGGAAGGCCTGGTGCGAGGCGGCCGGGATCGCCTGGGCGCCCGACGTCCGTAGCCTGAGGCTCAACGATTCGCACGCATTGCGGCGCGCGGCGCTGGACGGGCACGGCGTTGCCCTGTTCTTCACCGCACTGGCGCAGGACGATATTGCGGCCGGGCGGCTGGTGCAGCCATTCCCGGTTTCGGTTCATGTGGGCTACGACTATTTCCTCAATTATGCGGAAGACGCGGAGTTGAGCCGCAAGGCGAAGATGTTCCGCCGGTGGATCCTCACCGAGCTCGAGCTGGCCGGCGCGGGGCGCACGGAACGCCAGTGA
- a CDS encoding NAD(+) synthase, which translates to MADFFSLYSHEFMRIASCVPRAEVADPQFAADETLALAKDGDADGTALMLFPELGISSYAIDELFFQDALLDAVEASLVRIAEASRTLYPVLVLGAPLRRQGRLYNAAVVIHRGQMLGAVPKTYLPNYREFYERRYFTSGAGVTGTQIAIGGREIPFGVDLLFRSTGGLPFTFHVEICEDIWVPLPPSTRAAMAGAEVLLNLSASNITIGKADTRRLLCASHSARTIAAYAYSAAGPGESTTDLAWDGHAAIFEYGDLLAETQRFPRGSVRATADIDLGRLRQERMRMNSFGDCAQAEAAHGPDFRTVPFTLDVPSKSVPLQRVVERFPFVPANPARLREDCYEAYNIQVQGLAKRLAATGLAHPVIGVSGGLDSTQALIVAVRAMEQLGRSPKDVFAYTLPGFATSDETKANAWALIRALGVTGEEIDIRPAARQMLADLGHPFARGEPVYDVTFENVQAGLRTDYLFRLANKVGGLVVGTGDLSELALGWCTFGVGDHMAHYNVNATVAKTLIQHLIRFVAGSGDVSKETAQVLHAILATEISPELVPATPGQTIQSTQQVVGPYALQDFNLFYLTRYGYRPSKIAFLSHHAWSDAERGVWPADLPKADRRAYSLAEIKHWLDVFIRRFFANQFKRSTLPNGPKITSGGSLSPRGDWRAPSDGQAKVWLEELAANVPDG; encoded by the coding sequence ATGGCAGATTTCTTTTCCCTCTACAGCCACGAGTTCATGCGCATCGCCTCCTGCGTGCCGCGCGCGGAGGTGGCCGACCCGCAATTTGCGGCCGACGAGACCCTGGCGCTCGCCAAAGATGGGGACGCGGACGGAACCGCGCTCATGCTATTTCCGGAGCTCGGCATCTCGTCCTATGCCATTGACGAGCTGTTCTTCCAGGACGCGCTGTTGGATGCGGTCGAGGCGAGCCTTGTGCGGATCGCCGAGGCCTCGCGCACGCTCTACCCCGTGCTGGTGTTGGGCGCGCCGCTGCGCCGCCAGGGGCGCCTCTACAACGCAGCCGTGGTCATTCACCGCGGGCAGATGCTGGGGGCGGTGCCGAAGACCTACCTGCCGAACTACCGCGAGTTCTACGAGCGGCGCTACTTCACCTCCGGGGCGGGCGTCACGGGCACGCAGATTGCGATTGGCGGCCGCGAGATTCCCTTCGGGGTCGATCTCCTGTTCCGGTCCACCGGCGGTCTGCCCTTCACCTTCCACGTGGAGATCTGCGAAGACATCTGGGTGCCGCTGCCGCCCTCGACCCGCGCCGCCATGGCGGGCGCGGAGGTGCTGCTGAACCTTTCCGCCAGCAACATCACCATCGGCAAGGCTGACACGCGCCGCCTGCTCTGCGCCAGCCATTCCGCCCGCACGATCGCCGCTTACGCCTATTCGGCAGCCGGCCCGGGTGAATCGACCACGGACCTCGCCTGGGATGGTCATGCGGCCATATTCGAATATGGCGACCTGCTGGCCGAGACGCAGCGGTTCCCGCGCGGCTCCGTGCGTGCGACCGCCGATATCGACCTCGGCCGCCTGCGCCAGGAGCGGATGCGCATGAACAGCTTCGGCGACTGCGCGCAGGCCGAAGCAGCTCATGGGCCCGACTTCCGTACCGTGCCCTTCACGCTGGATGTTCCGAGCAAGTCGGTGCCGCTGCAGCGCGTCGTCGAGCGGTTCCCCTTCGTGCCGGCCAACCCCGCCCGGCTGCGCGAGGACTGCTACGAGGCCTACAACATCCAGGTGCAGGGCCTGGCCAAGCGCCTCGCCGCCACCGGCTTGGCTCATCCCGTCATCGGCGTGTCGGGCGGGCTCGATTCGACCCAGGCGCTGATCGTCGCCGTGCGGGCCATGGAGCAGCTGGGCCGCAGCCCCAAGGACGTGTTCGCCTATACCCTGCCGGGCTTTGCCACCTCCGACGAGACCAAGGCCAATGCCTGGGCGCTGATCCGCGCGCTGGGCGTCACCGGCGAGGAGATCGACATCCGGCCTGCCGCGCGGCAGATGCTGGCCGATCTGGGCCACCCCTTCGCCAGGGGCGAGCCGGTCTACGACGTGACCTTCGAGAATGTGCAGGCTGGCCTGCGCACGGACTACCTGTTCCGGCTCGCCAACAAGGTGGGCGGGCTGGTGGTGGGCACCGGTGATCTCTCAGAGCTGGCGCTGGGCTGGTGCACCTTCGGGGTAGGCGATCACATGGCCCATTACAACGTGAACGCCACGGTGGCCAAGACCCTGATCCAGCACCTGATCCGCTTCGTCGCCGGCTCGGGTGACGTGAGCAAGGAAACGGCGCAGGTGCTCCATGCCATTCTCGCCACGGAGATCTCGCCGGAGCTGGTGCCGGCCACCCCCGGCCAGACCATCCAGTCGACCCAGCAGGTGGTCGGGCCCTACGCGTTGCAGGACTTCAACCTGTTTTACCTCACCCGCTACGGCTACCGCCCCTCGAAGATCGCGTTCCTGTCGCACCATGCTTGGAGCGATGCGGAGCGGGGCGTCTGGCCGGCGGATCTGCCGAAGGCGGATCGGCGCGCCTATTCGCTCGCCGAGATCAAGCACTGGCTCGACGTATTCATCCGCCGCTTCTTCGCCAACCAGTTCAAGCGCTCCACCTTGCCCAACGGGCCGAAGATCACCTCCGGCGGCTCCCTCTCGCCGCGGGGCGATTGGCGCGCGCCGTCCGACGGGCAGGCCAAGGTGTGGCTGGAGGAGCTCGCCGCCAACGTGCCCGACGGGTGA
- a CDS encoding glycoside hydrolase family 3 N-terminal domain-containing protein, which translates to MSRIENLLTAMTLEEKIGQLNMITANYAVTGPIVAGDSTEGIRAGHIGNMLNLWGAEPARRAQRLAVEESRLGIPLLLGFDTVHGQRTIFPIGPAEAGIFDERVWESTARMAAVEAARDGLSMAFAPMIDVARDPRWGRMAEGPGEDPYVASRMAVAKVRGFQGADLAASNAVAATAKHFCAYGAALAGRDYASVDISERTLREVYLPPFEAAVKAGAAAIMPAFNDIAGVPMTAHVALLRDWLRGELGFEGVVVSDYNAIAELMNHGIAGDIAEAAALALKAGVDIDMMANAYTNGLPVALERGLVSMEDIDRSVRRVLRLKERLGLFDDPYGRGVPVPPDARTGVEQRALARDVAHRAVVLLTNNGVLPVSGKVRRVALLGPLADARGDMRGPWYGAGYEKDPVTILEGLMAGLPGVEILHVPGVDIAGGDASGIPDALDAGRSADLVVLAVGEAANMSGEATSRAHPGLPGCQADLVEAVLGLGKPVVVLLSSGRPLMVSSIVERADAVLATWWLGTEAGHAIADVLTGKHNPSGRLSVTWPREVGQVPIFYGERPSGRPANPADHYTSKYLDVPVEPLFPFGHGLSYGRFTLQNLRATPPALPRDGEILVEVDVVNEGTTDGEETVFLFIHDPVASVARPLMELKRFAKARPKPGATKTVRFSLPVAELAFPGLDLKPVVEPGVFEVLVGTSADRQKLLRATVKVFAD; encoded by the coding sequence GTGAGTCGTATCGAAAATCTTCTCACGGCGATGACGCTCGAAGAGAAGATCGGTCAGCTCAACATGATCACGGCCAATTATGCGGTGACCGGACCGATCGTTGCTGGCGATTCGACAGAGGGCATTCGGGCTGGCCACATCGGCAATATGTTGAATTTGTGGGGCGCGGAGCCTGCTCGTCGGGCGCAACGGCTTGCGGTCGAGGAATCGCGCCTGGGCATTCCCCTGCTGCTCGGCTTCGACACGGTGCACGGCCAAAGGACCATTTTCCCTATCGGTCCCGCCGAGGCAGGGATTTTCGACGAGCGCGTTTGGGAAAGCACCGCGCGCATGGCAGCGGTCGAGGCGGCCCGCGACGGCCTTTCCATGGCATTCGCTCCCATGATCGACGTGGCGCGCGATCCGCGCTGGGGCCGCATGGCGGAGGGGCCCGGCGAAGATCCCTACGTGGCTAGCCGCATGGCTGTCGCGAAAGTGCGCGGCTTTCAGGGTGCCGATCTGGCGGCGTCCAATGCCGTGGCAGCCACGGCCAAGCATTTCTGCGCCTATGGGGCGGCGCTGGCCGGGCGCGATTATGCCTCCGTCGACATCTCCGAACGCACCCTGCGCGAGGTCTATCTGCCGCCGTTCGAAGCGGCCGTGAAAGCCGGGGCAGCTGCCATCATGCCAGCCTTCAACGACATCGCCGGCGTGCCTATGACCGCGCATGTGGCGCTTCTTCGCGATTGGCTGCGCGGCGAGCTCGGCTTCGAAGGGGTGGTCGTCAGCGATTACAACGCCATTGCCGAACTGATGAACCACGGGATCGCCGGCGACATTGCGGAGGCCGCAGCCCTCGCGCTCAAGGCCGGTGTCGACATCGACATGATGGCCAATGCCTATACCAACGGGCTGCCGGTCGCATTGGAACGCGGCCTCGTGAGCATGGAAGACATCGACAGGTCGGTACGCCGCGTGCTGAGGCTCAAGGAGCGATTGGGCCTGTTCGACGACCCTTATGGCCGCGGCGTGCCCGTTCCGCCCGACGCGCGGACGGGTGTCGAGCAGCGGGCCCTTGCCCGCGACGTCGCCCACCGGGCAGTGGTGCTTCTCACCAATAACGGGGTCCTGCCCGTCAGTGGCAAGGTGCGGCGCGTCGCTCTTCTGGGGCCGCTGGCCGATGCGCGCGGCGATATGCGCGGCCCCTGGTATGGGGCAGGCTACGAGAAGGACCCTGTCACCATCCTCGAAGGCCTCATGGCCGGCCTGCCGGGTGTGGAGATCCTCCATGTGCCCGGGGTCGACATCGCGGGCGGCGATGCGAGCGGCATTCCTGATGCACTCGACGCAGGCCGTTCGGCTGATCTCGTCGTGCTGGCCGTGGGCGAAGCGGCCAATATGAGCGGCGAGGCTACCAGCCGCGCCCATCCCGGCCTGCCGGGCTGCCAAGCTGACCTGGTTGAGGCGGTGCTCGGCCTGGGCAAGCCTGTGGTCGTGCTGCTCTCCTCGGGCCGGCCGCTCATGGTCTCTTCGATCGTCGAACGGGCGGATGCGGTGCTCGCCACCTGGTGGCTGGGCACGGAAGCGGGCCATGCCATCGCCGACGTGCTGACGGGCAAGCACAATCCGAGCGGCCGCCTATCGGTGACCTGGCCGCGCGAAGTCGGCCAGGTGCCGATCTTCTATGGCGAGCGCCCATCCGGCCGACCGGCCAACCCGGCCGACCACTACACCAGCAAATATCTCGATGTGCCGGTCGAGCCGCTGTTTCCCTTTGGGCATGGCCTGTCCTATGGCCGCTTCACCCTGCAGAACCTGCGGGCGACGCCCCCGGCGCTGCCCCGCGATGGTGAGATTCTCGTAGAGGTCGACGTGGTAAACGAGGGCACCACCGATGGCGAGGAAACGGTGTTTCTGTTCATTCACGACCCGGTGGCAAGCGTGGCCCGGCCACTTATGGAGCTGAAGCGCTTCGCGAAGGCGCGGCCGAAGCCGGGCGCCACGAAAACCGTGCGGTTTTCCCTGCCCGTGGCAGAGCTGGCCTTCCCCGGGCTCGACCTGAAGCCGGTGGTCGAGCCCGGTGTGTTCGAGGTGCTGGTCGGCACCAGCGCCGATCGGCAGAAGCTGCTGCGTGCCACGGTGAAGGTGTTCGCCGACTGA
- a CDS encoding DUF3775 domain-containing protein: MTKIRNIEEGDTQLTIPVEKVCFFIVKARQFDAKDVVTVSDRASNPSDDRYAMVLEDHGNDPVLEEMVGLVQSLSEDERIDLVALMWLGRDGASAADWPSIRQQAADEHGPTTARYLCGTPLLADYLADGLSMLGYSCADYEADHL; the protein is encoded by the coding sequence ATGACGAAGATCCGCAATATCGAAGAGGGCGACACCCAGCTCACAATTCCGGTGGAGAAGGTTTGCTTTTTCATCGTGAAGGCCAGGCAGTTCGACGCCAAAGACGTGGTAACGGTGTCGGACCGCGCCTCGAACCCGTCCGACGACCGCTATGCCATGGTGCTCGAGGATCACGGGAATGATCCAGTTCTGGAGGAGATGGTCGGCCTGGTGCAGAGCCTTTCCGAGGACGAACGGATCGATCTGGTCGCGCTCATGTGGCTGGGCCGCGACGGTGCCTCGGCCGCTGACTGGCCGTCGATCCGGCAGCAGGCGGCCGATGAGCATGGCCCCACAACCGCCCGCTATCTCTGCGGCACGCCCCTGCTGGCGGATTACCTGGCCGACGGCCTGTCCATGCTCGGCTATTCCTGCGCCGACTACGAGGCCGACCACCTGTGA
- a CDS encoding AMP-binding protein encodes MEHRDPRIPRREDCVLRYVLERRAAEHPHRVFIKMPDGREFTYGALLDDARRMASGLAQLGVTQGDTVVVWMPNGVDIVRVWFAINLLGAVYVPINIAYRGNLLAHVIRNAAAKVLIARGDYIGRLNDIDTSALETVVCFGEAAPLNKPLAVKPASVLDGDPAALPPLQRPIEPWDLQSIIYTSGTTGPSKGVMSTYAHLYHMSGTQGFYMVTGEDRFMCNLPLFHVGGTVPIAGMMNRGGSVALVEAFSTNDFWPAVDATETTVVILLGVMARFVMTLPPSPDDRSHPLKKVIMIPLADDWKDFADRFGVTVWTLFNMTEISVPIVSEPNPNVLGSCGKIRRGVDIRLVDENDAEVPVGQVGELILRTDAPWALNSGYFREPEATAQAWRNGWFHTGDGFRNDEDGNYFFVDRMKDAIRRRGENISSFEVEAEIVAHPDIRECAVVPVPSTFSEDEVLAVVAPVPGRTLDPLELLRFLQPRMPHFMLPRYIRILDELPKTPTQKVQKHLLREAGLTSDTWDREAAGIKIKRQA; translated from the coding sequence ATGGAGCACCGCGACCCCCGTATCCCGCGGCGCGAGGACTGCGTCTTGCGCTATGTGCTGGAGCGCCGCGCCGCCGAGCACCCGCACCGGGTATTCATCAAGATGCCGGACGGGCGGGAATTCACCTATGGCGCCCTGCTCGATGATGCCCGGCGCATGGCTTCGGGCCTGGCGCAGCTGGGCGTGACCCAGGGCGACACGGTGGTGGTGTGGATGCCCAATGGCGTAGACATCGTGCGGGTGTGGTTCGCCATCAACCTCCTGGGCGCCGTCTATGTGCCCATCAATATTGCCTATCGCGGCAACCTGCTCGCTCACGTCATCCGCAATGCCGCTGCCAAGGTGCTGATCGCGCGCGGCGACTATATCGGCCGGCTGAATGATATCGACACCAGTGCGCTGGAGACGGTGGTGTGCTTCGGCGAGGCCGCCCCGCTGAACAAGCCGCTCGCGGTCAAGCCCGCCAGCGTGCTGGATGGCGACCCGGCCGCCCTCCCGCCGCTGCAGCGCCCGATCGAGCCGTGGGACCTGCAGTCCATCATCTACACCTCGGGCACCACCGGCCCCTCGAAGGGCGTGATGAGCACCTATGCGCATCTCTATCATATGAGCGGTACCCAGGGCTTCTACATGGTTACCGGGGAGGACCGGTTCATGTGCAACCTGCCGCTGTTCCATGTAGGCGGTACCGTGCCCATTGCCGGCATGATGAACCGCGGCGGTTCCGTGGCTCTGGTGGAGGCTTTCTCCACGAACGATTTCTGGCCGGCGGTGGATGCGACCGAAACGACGGTGGTGATCCTGCTCGGCGTGATGGCCCGCTTCGTCATGACCCTGCCGCCCTCGCCGGACGACCGGTCGCACCCGCTCAAGAAGGTGATCATGATCCCTCTGGCGGATGACTGGAAGGACTTTGCCGACCGCTTCGGCGTCACGGTCTGGACGCTGTTCAACATGACCGAGATCAGCGTGCCTATCGTGTCGGAGCCGAACCCGAACGTGCTCGGCAGCTGCGGCAAGATCCGTCGGGGCGTCGACATCCGCCTGGTGGACGAGAACGATGCCGAGGTGCCGGTGGGCCAGGTGGGCGAGCTGATCCTCAGGACCGATGCCCCCTGGGCCCTCAATTCCGGCTATTTTCGCGAACCGGAAGCCACGGCCCAGGCCTGGCGCAACGGCTGGTTCCACACCGGCGACGGCTTCCGCAACGATGAGGATGGCAACTATTTCTTCGTCGACCGCATGAAGGATGCGATCCGCCGCCGCGGCGAGAACATCTCGTCCTTCGAGGTGGAGGCGGAGATCGTCGCCCATCCCGATATCCGGGAATGCGCCGTGGTGCCGGTGCCCAGCACCTTCTCCGAAGACGAGGTGCTCGCCGTCGTGGCGCCGGTGCCGGGCCGCACGCTCGATCCGCTGGAGCTGCTCCGGTTCCTGCAGCCGCGCATGCCCCATTTCATGCTGCCACGCTACATCCGCATCCTGGATGAGCTGCCGAAGACCCCCACCCAGAAAGTGCAGAAGCACCTCCTGCGCGAGGCCGGGCTGACATCCGATACTTGGGATAGGGAAGCGGCCGGCATCAAGATCAAGCGGCAGGCCTGA
- a CDS encoding phosphoribosyltransferase, which produces MIFHDRSEAGRRLSVALQNYRDARPVVLALPRGGVPVAAEIAAALDAPLDLILVRKIGTPGQPELAMGAVVDGAALTVVRNEEVIGLTGIQPDAFEAACQREMAEIERRRQRYFGGAARPDIAGRVAIVVDDGIATGATVKAALRATRKRKPQTLVLAVPVAPAEAIDELRGEADEVLCLEMPHLFDAVGRFYRDFRQVSDEEVTAALARFRL; this is translated from the coding sequence ATGATCTTTCACGACAGGTCGGAGGCGGGCCGCCGGCTTTCCGTTGCTTTGCAGAACTACCGCGATGCCCGGCCGGTGGTTCTTGCCCTGCCGCGCGGCGGCGTGCCAGTTGCGGCCGAAATCGCGGCCGCGCTCGATGCGCCGCTGGACCTGATCCTGGTGCGCAAGATCGGCACGCCGGGACAGCCGGAACTCGCCATGGGCGCGGTGGTCGATGGGGCGGCGCTCACGGTCGTGCGCAACGAGGAGGTGATCGGGCTGACCGGCATCCAGCCGGATGCCTTCGAAGCCGCCTGCCAGCGCGAGATGGCCGAGATCGAACGGCGGCGCCAGCGCTATTTCGGCGGGGCAGCGCGCCCCGACATCGCCGGGCGCGTCGCCATCGTGGTGGACGACGGGATCGCCACCGGCGCCACCGTCAAGGCCGCCTTGCGCGCGACACGCAAGCGAAAGCCGCAGACCCTGGTGCTTGCCGTGCCGGTCGCCCCGGCCGAGGCCATCGACGAGCTGCGCGGCGAGGCGGATGAGGTGCTGTGCCTGGAAATGCCGCACCTGTTCGACGCGGTTGGCCGGTTTTACCGGGATTTCCGCCAGGTTTCGGACGAAGAGGTCACGGCGGCACTCGCGCGGTTTCGCCTATAA
- a CDS encoding ornithine cyclodeaminase family protein, whose translation MTQRPGAAEIGKGSLPVLMLNEAEVERLIDLRALLDGLAEGFRAMAQGRVQAPPRPELSVPGKGFSLAMPAWMQGCNLTVKIVNVFEHNLAVGLPNHLALIALFDPQTGAPLCVLDGTYITGVRTAASAVLSVASLARPDARVATVVGAGVQGREHLRLLPLVRDFAEIRLASLYPEDAEALARRFPGVRAVTDIEAAVRSADVVCLASHAYEPVIRSDWVRPGTHVTSVGYAPPRGELPTDLLERATLYVETEAAFEPPPVGCAELAGLAPSAGIRLGDMLTGTAPGRVSDQQVTVYKAMGIAMEDMVAAHIAYTAALRDRVGQHVAL comes from the coding sequence ATGACGCAAAGACCTGGCGCAGCAGAAATTGGCAAGGGCAGTTTGCCGGTGCTCATGCTGAACGAAGCGGAGGTCGAGCGGCTGATCGATCTGCGGGCCTTGCTCGACGGCCTGGCCGAGGGGTTCCGTGCCATGGCGCAAGGCCGGGTGCAGGCGCCGCCACGGCCTGAGCTCAGCGTGCCGGGCAAGGGCTTCTCGCTGGCCATGCCGGCCTGGATGCAGGGCTGCAATCTCACGGTGAAGATCGTCAACGTGTTCGAGCATAACCTCGCGGTGGGGCTGCCCAATCATCTCGCCCTGATCGCCCTGTTCGACCCGCAGACAGGCGCGCCGCTTTGTGTGCTCGATGGCACCTATATCACCGGCGTGCGCACGGCCGCGTCCGCCGTGCTGTCGGTTGCGTCTCTCGCGCGGCCGGATGCGCGGGTCGCGACCGTGGTCGGAGCCGGCGTGCAGGGGCGGGAACACCTGCGGCTGCTGCCGCTGGTGCGTGACTTCGCGGAAATCCGCCTCGCATCGCTCTACCCCGAAGATGCCGAGGCTCTGGCACGGCGCTTTCCGGGCGTGCGGGCCGTCACCGACATCGAGGCTGCGGTTCGCAGCGCGGATGTGGTCTGCCTCGCCAGCCATGCCTATGAGCCGGTCATCCGGTCGGACTGGGTAAGGCCGGGCACCCATGTCACATCGGTCGGCTATGCGCCGCCGCGCGGCGAGCTGCCGACGGATCTGCTCGAGCGCGCCACCCTGTATGTGGAGACGGAAGCGGCCTTCGAGCCGCCGCCGGTGGGCTGTGCCGAACTGGCGGGGCTGGCGCCCTCCGCCGGGATCAGGCTCGGCGACATGCTCACCGGCACCGCGCCCGGCCGTGTATCCGACCAGCAGGTGACCGTCTACAAGGCCATGGGCATCGCCATGGAGGACATGGTCGCGGCCCATATTGCCTATACGGCAGCGTTGCGCGACAGGGTGGGGCAGCACGTGGCGCTTTGA